One part of the Sorangiineae bacterium MSr11954 genome encodes these proteins:
- a CDS encoding NAD(P)/FAD-dependent oxidoreductase, which yields MELRRKLFPSAARAPLVSRRQMLEALLSAPIAAAACRRKSLPPFAGSLRGPSMDVGHKLREAARAAIPAHQKRTHVHVAIVGAGPSGLSAAWRLERLGIKDFVVFDLEGRPGGTSQYGDDAIVPYPWGAHYVPMPSAENRAMVELLRELGAITGIDARGAPIAAEEQLVRAPEERVFYLDRWYEGLYLRAGASADDLEQFHRFQAEIDRFADLRDGSGRRAFALPMAHGSTDADLTALDRTSMAEWLAARGFTSRRLRWWVDYACRDDYGLLASETSAWAGLFYYAARTQGKGDAAAPLLSWPHGNGRLVEHLAAVAGDRVRVGQLVADIAPRRGPGASGTPGAPGKPDASGAPVDDGVDLSVLDTASGELRGWSADHVIFAAPKFTAAHVIRPWRERPPEHLANLDYGAWMVANLHLKGRPASRGFPMAWDNVLYDSPSLGYVVATHQKLRDHGPTVWTYYYPFTSADPRADRARLLALDHAAACDVIVSDLSRAHRDLASYVERIDVFRWGHAMARPRVGHVWTDARARRAEPLGRIRFAHSDLSGIGLFEEAQYWGIHAAEDIAKSSGRTFASLLERSG from the coding sequence ATGGAACTGAGGCGAAAGCTCTTCCCGTCCGCCGCGCGCGCCCCGCTCGTCTCGCGAAGGCAAATGCTGGAAGCGCTGCTCTCCGCGCCCATCGCCGCCGCCGCGTGCCGCCGCAAGAGCCTTCCGCCCTTCGCAGGATCCCTCCGCGGCCCCTCCATGGACGTGGGGCACAAGCTGCGCGAGGCGGCGCGGGCCGCGATCCCCGCGCACCAAAAGCGCACCCACGTGCACGTGGCCATCGTGGGCGCGGGGCCCAGCGGGCTCTCGGCGGCCTGGCGGCTGGAGCGGCTGGGGATCAAGGACTTCGTGGTGTTCGATCTGGAGGGGCGCCCCGGCGGCACATCGCAATACGGCGACGACGCCATCGTGCCGTATCCATGGGGAGCGCACTACGTGCCGATGCCCTCGGCCGAGAACCGCGCCATGGTCGAGCTCCTGCGCGAGCTGGGCGCCATCACCGGCATCGACGCGCGCGGCGCGCCCATCGCCGCCGAAGAGCAGCTGGTGCGCGCCCCCGAGGAGCGCGTCTTCTACCTCGATCGCTGGTACGAGGGCCTCTACCTTCGGGCGGGCGCGAGCGCCGACGATCTGGAGCAGTTTCACCGCTTCCAAGCCGAGATCGACCGCTTCGCCGATCTGCGCGATGGCTCGGGGCGCCGCGCGTTCGCGTTGCCCATGGCGCACGGGAGCACGGACGCCGATCTGACGGCGCTCGACCGCACCTCCATGGCCGAGTGGCTCGCGGCGCGCGGGTTTACGAGCCGGCGCTTGCGCTGGTGGGTCGACTACGCCTGCCGCGACGACTACGGCCTGCTCGCCTCCGAGACGAGCGCCTGGGCGGGCCTCTTCTATTATGCCGCGCGCACGCAAGGAAAAGGCGACGCGGCCGCGCCGCTCCTCTCGTGGCCGCACGGCAATGGCCGGCTGGTCGAGCACCTGGCCGCCGTGGCCGGCGACCGCGTGCGCGTGGGGCAGCTGGTGGCCGACATCGCGCCGCGCAGGGGGCCCGGCGCGTCCGGCACGCCCGGCGCGCCCGGGAAACCCGACGCATCCGGCGCGCCCGTCGACGACGGCGTCGATCTGAGCGTGCTCGATACGGCCTCCGGCGAGCTTCGCGGGTGGAGCGCCGACCACGTGATCTTCGCGGCGCCCAAGTTCACGGCCGCCCACGTGATCCGCCCCTGGCGCGAGCGCCCGCCCGAGCACCTCGCGAACCTCGACTACGGCGCCTGGATGGTCGCCAACCTTCACCTCAAAGGCCGCCCCGCGTCCCGCGGCTTCCCCATGGCGTGGGACAACGTCCTCTACGACTCGCCGTCGCTCGGCTATGTGGTGGCCACGCACCAGAAGCTCCGCGATCACGGCCCCACCGTGTGGACGTACTACTACCCCTTCACCTCCGCCGATCCCCGCGCCGACCGTGCGCGCTTGCTCGCGCTCGACCACGCCGCCGCCTGCGACGTCATCGTCTCGGATCTGTCGCGCGCCCACCGCGATCTCGCGAGCTACGTGGAGCGCATCGACGTCTTTCGCTGGGGGCACGCCATGGCCCGCCCGCGCGTGGGGCACGTGTGGACGGACGCCCGCGCGCGCCGCGCCGAGCCCTTGGGCCGCATTCGGTTCGCGCACTCGGATCTCTCCGGCATCGGCCTCTTCGAGGAGGCGCAGTACTGGGGCATTCACGCGGCGGAGGACATCGCAAAGAGCAGCGGCCGCACCTTCGCGAGCTTGCTCGAGCGAAGCGGGTAG
- a CDS encoding ADP-ribosylglycohydrolase family protein: MARTRSELPSDHAARMKRATTSLDGLSVGDAFGEKFAIDPDLARSRILVRAVPRPTWDTTDDTELGFAIVQVLDRYGRIDPSALADAFADRYQADPARGYDKTVHATLRAISEGMPWHAAPRELEGGMGSMSNGAAARVGPIGAYFADDLEAVVREARASAQITHAHPEGQAGAIAVAVAAAAAWRMRKAPSRAALFDTVSSHVPDGETARAIAEAAKLPPNASIDFAARKLGNGSRKLAADTVPFALFCAARHLDDYAEALWSTVSALGDRATNCAIVGSIVASGAPPIPSPWLLSREPLGDRVPDSYHMTLATGRSTPPTND; the protein is encoded by the coding sequence ATGGCGCGAACCCGCAGCGAGCTACCGTCCGATCATGCCGCGCGCATGAAGCGCGCGACGACGTCGCTCGATGGCCTCTCCGTGGGCGACGCATTCGGCGAGAAGTTCGCCATCGACCCCGATCTCGCGCGCTCGCGCATCCTCGTGCGCGCGGTCCCCCGCCCCACCTGGGACACGACCGACGACACGGAGCTCGGCTTCGCCATCGTGCAGGTGCTCGACCGCTACGGCCGCATCGACCCCAGCGCCCTGGCCGACGCCTTCGCCGACCGGTATCAGGCGGATCCCGCACGCGGCTACGACAAAACGGTGCACGCCACCTTGCGCGCCATCAGCGAGGGCATGCCCTGGCACGCCGCCCCGCGCGAGCTCGAAGGCGGCATGGGCTCCATGAGCAACGGCGCCGCCGCCCGCGTGGGCCCCATCGGCGCCTACTTCGCCGACGATCTCGAGGCGGTGGTCCGCGAAGCGCGCGCTTCCGCGCAGATCACCCACGCGCACCCGGAGGGCCAAGCCGGCGCCATCGCGGTCGCCGTGGCCGCCGCCGCCGCGTGGCGCATGCGCAAAGCACCGAGCCGCGCGGCCTTGTTCGACACCGTCTCCAGCCACGTCCCCGACGGCGAAACGGCGCGGGCCATCGCGGAGGCCGCGAAGCTCCCCCCCAACGCCTCCATCGACTTTGCGGCGCGCAAGCTGGGCAACGGCTCCCGAAAGCTGGCCGCCGACACGGTCCCCTTCGCCCTCTTCTGCGCCGCGCGCCACCTCGACGACTACGCCGAGGCCCTCTGGTCCACCGTCAGCGCCCTGGGCGATCGCGCCACCAACTGCGCCATCGTCGGTTCGATCGTCGCGTCGGGCGCCCCGCCGATCCCCTCGCCCTGGCTCCTCTCCCGCGAACCGCTCGGCGACCGCGTACCGGACAGCTACCACATGACCCTGGCCACCGGCCGCAGCACCCCCCCGACGAACGATTAG
- a CDS encoding site-2 protease family protein, producing the protein MLTFALGSIPIRVHLSFWITAAMLGVSGNPKPADLALWVAGVFVSVLLHELGHALMGKVFDLAPQIELYAFGGGTSWQGGNELSSGPRILVSLAGPLAGLALAGVLYFTALSLADGDGMSPVVDRFVNNMLWINLVWSIFNLLPILPLDGGNVMAHTLAAFTDGGGRRAAHVISIVVAAAIALYMFVRGGLGNIFPIVFLALFAVQNAKALGAIRDAGRPGAPSHRPGNRGDFPAG; encoded by the coding sequence ATGCTCACGTTCGCGCTCGGTTCGATCCCCATCCGGGTTCATCTGTCGTTCTGGATCACGGCCGCCATGCTCGGCGTGTCCGGCAATCCAAAGCCGGCGGATCTCGCGCTCTGGGTGGCCGGTGTCTTCGTCTCGGTGCTCTTGCATGAGCTCGGGCACGCGCTGATGGGAAAGGTCTTCGACCTCGCTCCTCAGATTGAGCTTTATGCGTTTGGCGGAGGGACGTCGTGGCAAGGTGGCAACGAACTGTCCTCGGGACCACGAATCCTAGTCAGCCTCGCGGGGCCGTTGGCCGGTCTCGCCCTGGCCGGTGTCCTCTACTTCACCGCGCTCTCCTTGGCCGATGGGGACGGCATGTCGCCCGTGGTCGACCGGTTCGTGAACAACATGCTCTGGATCAACCTGGTGTGGAGCATCTTCAACTTGCTCCCCATCCTCCCGCTGGACGGCGGCAATGTGATGGCGCACACCCTGGCCGCCTTCACCGATGGCGGCGGACGCCGCGCCGCGCACGTCATTTCCATCGTGGTTGCGGCCGCCATCGCGCTCTACATGTTCGTTCGAGGCGGCTTGGGCAACATCTTCCCCATCGTCTTCCTCGCGCTCTTCGCCGTTCAGAACGCGAAGGCCCTGGGCGCCATCCGGGATGCCGGCCGCCCCGGCGCCCCATCCCATCGGCCCGGCAATCGAGGTGACTTCCCGGCCGGCTAG
- the purE gene encoding 5-(carboxyamino)imidazole ribonucleotide mutase, which produces MEKPLVGIIMGSDSDWETMKSAAELLKAHAIPYEVAVVSAHRTPERMVDYAKAAQGRGLKIIIAGAGGAAHLPGMVSALTPLPVLGVPVQSKALSGLDSLLSIVQMPPGIPTATFAIGAGGATNAAAFAMRILALDDPRVRDGLERYRQENEARALDGHAKIQP; this is translated from the coding sequence ATGGAAAAACCGCTGGTCGGCATCATCATGGGGAGCGACTCGGATTGGGAGACCATGAAGTCGGCCGCCGAGTTGCTGAAGGCCCATGCGATCCCGTACGAGGTCGCCGTGGTGAGCGCGCACCGCACTCCCGAGCGCATGGTCGACTATGCCAAGGCGGCACAAGGACGCGGGCTCAAGATCATCATCGCCGGAGCCGGCGGCGCCGCGCACCTTCCGGGCATGGTCTCGGCGCTCACCCCCCTGCCGGTGCTGGGGGTTCCGGTGCAGTCCAAGGCGCTCAGCGGATTGGATAGCCTTTTGTCCATCGTGCAGATGCCACCGGGCATCCCCACCGCCACCTTTGCCATCGGCGCGGGCGGCGCCACCAACGCCGCCGCCTTTGCCATGCGCATTTTGGCGCTCGACGATCCCCGGGTCCGCGATGGGCTCGAACGCTACCGACAGGAAAATGAAGCGCGCGCCCTGGATGGCCACGCGAAAATACAGCCATGA
- a CDS encoding ATP-grasp domain-containing protein encodes MKRIGVLGGGQLGTMLAGAIHDLGAEACIYEPDAAAPACARFREVVNAPWTDAPALERFFSSCDAVTYEMEHIDTTALKSLRSPTPLWPNVHVLEVAQDRIREKTFLEHAHLPHVAFTAVTGRDELLRSAASFGYPFIIKTVRGGYDGKGQAFVASAEELGPIVESLAPDGTYLLEEAIDLALEASVIVGRSPRGEEVVFPVFENVHAEHILDLTIVPARIPPELAERLQAIALEAARALDVHGLLTTEFFLSRTQGPEVPTRPGRVASRSVAAFGYHVYVNEFAPRPHNSGHVTRNACTASQYDVLARILLGVPVNSPELVGPGVFCMGNLLGDIWLAQGRVDLDLSCLREFPEVIDVVLYGKRNAQARRKMGHFVTQAPDADRAIRSAKAFRQKLLT; translated from the coding sequence ATGAAACGAATCGGAGTTCTCGGAGGGGGTCAGCTCGGCACCATGCTCGCGGGTGCCATCCACGATCTCGGCGCCGAAGCCTGCATCTACGAGCCCGACGCGGCCGCGCCCGCGTGCGCCCGCTTTCGTGAGGTGGTCAACGCCCCCTGGACGGACGCGCCGGCGCTCGAGCGCTTCTTCTCCTCGTGCGACGCCGTCACCTACGAGATGGAGCACATCGACACGACCGCCTTGAAGTCCCTCCGGTCGCCCACGCCGCTCTGGCCCAATGTGCACGTGCTCGAGGTGGCGCAGGACCGCATTCGCGAGAAGACCTTCCTCGAGCACGCGCACCTGCCGCACGTGGCCTTCACCGCGGTGACCGGGCGCGACGAGCTTTTGCGCAGCGCCGCGTCGTTTGGATATCCCTTCATCATCAAGACGGTGCGCGGGGGTTACGACGGCAAGGGACAAGCCTTCGTGGCCAGCGCCGAGGAGCTCGGCCCCATCGTGGAGAGCTTGGCGCCCGATGGCACGTACCTGCTGGAGGAGGCCATCGATCTGGCGCTCGAGGCCAGCGTGATCGTCGGCCGCTCGCCGCGCGGCGAGGAGGTGGTCTTTCCCGTCTTCGAAAATGTTCACGCGGAGCACATTCTCGATCTGACGATCGTCCCCGCGCGCATCCCGCCCGAGCTCGCGGAGCGGCTCCAGGCGATCGCGCTGGAGGCCGCGCGCGCCCTCGACGTGCACGGCCTGCTCACCACGGAATTTTTCCTGTCCCGGACCCAAGGTCCAGAGGTGCCCACCCGGCCGGGCCGCGTGGCCTCGCGGAGCGTGGCGGCATTTGGATATCACGTCTATGTCAATGAGTTTGCGCCGCGCCCGCACAACTCGGGACACGTGACGCGCAATGCTTGCACTGCGAGCCAGTACGATGTACTTGCACGCATTCTCTTGGGCGTGCCGGTGAACTCTCCGGAGCTGGTAGGCCCTGGCGTGTTTTGTATGGGAAATCTGCTCGGCGATATTTGGCTGGCGCAAGGTCGCGTCGATCTCGACCTATCGTGCTTACGCGAGTTTCCCGAGGTGATCGACGTGGTCCTGTACGGCAAGCGCAATGCGCAAGCCCGGCGAAAAATGGGGCATTTCGTCACGCAAGCCCCGGACGCCGACCGAGCCATCCGCTCTGCCAAAGCCTTCCGGCAGAAGCTTCTCACTTGA
- a CDS encoding DUF47 family protein — translation MSLQSLVRWLLPREDHFYDFLERQAAVAHEAAMALAEFHKPDSTVASVRASVQDFEHTGDKIVHEMEEALAKTFVTPIDREDLQRLSSQLDTVTDMANAAARTCDLFGVPRPTEPMIGLIDKLTECTRVLTRAVPMLRKHQYKELLEECRTLRAIEKEADAIYREAISQLFHDDNVDAKKLLREMTVLEDLEKGVDYCEYVSETLTNLAVKQS, via the coding sequence ATGAGCCTCCAGTCGCTAGTTCGATGGCTCCTCCCCCGTGAGGATCATTTTTACGATTTTCTCGAACGCCAGGCCGCGGTGGCCCACGAGGCCGCAATGGCCCTCGCCGAGTTCCACAAGCCCGACTCGACGGTCGCCAGCGTGCGCGCGAGCGTGCAGGACTTCGAGCACACGGGCGACAAGATCGTGCACGAAATGGAAGAGGCGCTCGCCAAGACCTTCGTCACCCCCATCGACCGCGAAGATCTGCAGCGCTTGTCCTCGCAGCTCGACACGGTGACCGACATGGCCAACGCGGCCGCCCGCACATGCGATCTGTTCGGCGTACCGCGCCCGACCGAGCCGATGATCGGCCTCATCGACAAGCTGACCGAGTGTACGAGGGTGCTGACGCGGGCGGTGCCCATGCTGCGAAAACACCAATACAAAGAGCTGCTCGAGGAGTGCCGTACATTGCGCGCCATCGAGAAGGAGGCCGATGCGATCTACCGCGAGGCCATCAGCCAGCTCTTTCACGACGACAATGTCGACGCGAAGAAGCTGCTTCGTGAAATGACCGTGCTCGAGGACCTCGAAAAAGGGGTCGACTATTGCGAGTACGTATCGGAAACCTTGACGAACCTCGCGGTCAAACAGAGCTGA
- a CDS encoding inorganic phosphate transporter gives MLSLLIAVVITAVVFDFINGFHDAANAIATVVSTGVLPIRTAVFIAGIFNFIGAVTGTAVAKTIASGFADPQIVSQTVVLAALVGAIVWNLITWWYGIPSSSSHALVGGLAGAVTAHAGLGAFRWLALVEKVMIPLVVSPTLGFLIAFFVMIGLLWLVRRMRPDFVHKSSRRLQLVSACLMALSHGSNDAQKSMGIITLALLSFMATGSHPGVPPWALPHHANEVPYWVIVVCAAAIALGTMAGGKKIIKTMGTKIIRISPLQGFAAETSGALTILTASHLGVPVSTTHCINACIMGVGASRRVSAVRWGVAGNIVIAWVLTLPLSAAISFGTMLLINAF, from the coding sequence ATGCTCAGCCTCCTCATCGCCGTCGTCATCACGGCCGTGGTGTTCGACTTCATCAACGGCTTTCACGACGCCGCCAACGCCATCGCCACCGTGGTCTCGACCGGGGTGCTCCCGATCCGCACGGCCGTGTTCATCGCGGGCATCTTCAACTTCATCGGCGCCGTCACCGGCACGGCGGTGGCGAAGACCATCGCCTCCGGCTTCGCCGATCCCCAGATCGTGTCCCAGACCGTGGTGCTCGCCGCCCTCGTGGGCGCCATCGTCTGGAACTTGATCACCTGGTGGTACGGGATCCCTTCGAGCTCGTCCCACGCCTTGGTCGGGGGTCTGGCGGGCGCGGTGACCGCCCACGCCGGGCTGGGCGCGTTTCGGTGGCTGGCGCTGGTGGAGAAGGTGATGATCCCGCTGGTGGTCTCCCCCACCCTGGGCTTTCTCATCGCCTTCTTCGTGATGATCGGGCTCCTCTGGCTGGTCCGGCGCATGCGGCCGGATTTCGTGCACAAAAGCTCGCGCCGGCTGCAGCTCGTGTCGGCCTGCTTGATGGCGCTCTCGCACGGCTCGAACGACGCGCAAAAGTCGATGGGGATCATCACCTTGGCGCTGCTCTCGTTCATGGCGACCGGCTCGCATCCCGGGGTGCCGCCGTGGGCGCTGCCGCATCACGCGAACGAGGTCCCGTATTGGGTCATCGTCGTGTGCGCGGCCGCCATTGCGCTCGGCACGATGGCGGGCGGCAAGAAGATCATCAAGACGATGGGGACGAAGATCATCCGCATTTCGCCCCTTCAAGGCTTCGCGGCGGAGACCAGCGGCGCGCTCACCATCCTCACCGCGAGCCACCTGGGTGTGCCCGTCTCCACCACCCACTGCATCAACGCGTGCATCATGGGCGTGGGCGCCAGCCGCCGCGTGAGCGCGGTGCGCTGGGGCGTGGCGGGGAACATCGTGATCGCGTGGGTGCTCACCTTGCCGCTGAGCGCGGCCATTTCGTTCGGGACGATGCTGCTGATCAACGCGTTCTGA
- a CDS encoding thiolase family protein, whose product MADIVIAEAVRSAVGRAHKGSLVQKRPDELAGDVIRGLLARVPQVKPEDVEDLVLGCAMPEGEQGLNIARLAGLLGGLSQDSAAMTINRFCSSGLQAIALAAGAIAIGSNDIVVAGGVESMSMVPMTGNKLSASAEVMEKFPTAYTPMGITAENVATRFNVARADQDAFALKSHQKAAAAREAKKFEDEIVTVRGIRYDGNDRVTFDFRQDELIRPDTTAEGLAQLKPSFSTKGSVTPGNSSPLSDGAAAALVLSKAKADQLGIKGLGYFRAYVTVGVDPAIMGIGPVPAVQKLFQKTGKSVKDIDLFEVNEAFASQSVYVQRTLGIPDEKLNVNGGAIALGHPLGCTGAKLTASALYELKRRGGKYAVVTMCIGGGMGAAALLEAAG is encoded by the coding sequence ATGGCTGATATCGTCATTGCAGAAGCAGTTCGTTCGGCGGTGGGGCGCGCGCACAAGGGCTCGCTGGTTCAAAAGAGGCCGGACGAGCTCGCGGGCGACGTGATCCGCGGTCTTCTCGCCCGCGTGCCGCAGGTGAAGCCCGAGGACGTGGAGGATCTGGTGCTCGGCTGCGCCATGCCCGAGGGCGAGCAAGGGCTCAACATCGCGCGGCTCGCGGGGCTGCTCGGCGGGTTGTCGCAAGACTCGGCGGCGATGACCATCAATCGATTCTGCTCGAGCGGGCTGCAGGCCATTGCGCTCGCGGCGGGCGCGATTGCCATCGGGTCGAACGACATCGTCGTCGCGGGCGGTGTGGAGTCGATGAGCATGGTCCCCATGACCGGCAACAAACTGAGCGCGTCGGCCGAGGTGATGGAGAAGTTCCCCACCGCCTATACGCCGATGGGCATCACGGCCGAGAACGTGGCCACGCGCTTCAACGTGGCGCGCGCCGACCAAGATGCGTTCGCGCTGAAGAGCCACCAAAAGGCGGCGGCGGCGCGCGAGGCGAAGAAGTTCGAGGACGAAATCGTGACCGTGCGCGGCATCCGCTACGACGGCAACGACCGCGTCACCTTCGACTTCCGCCAGGACGAGCTCATTCGACCGGACACCACGGCCGAGGGGCTGGCGCAGCTCAAACCGTCGTTCAGCACCAAGGGCTCGGTCACCCCGGGAAATAGCTCGCCGCTCTCGGATGGCGCGGCGGCGGCGCTGGTGTTGAGCAAGGCCAAGGCCGATCAGCTCGGGATCAAGGGGCTCGGCTATTTCCGCGCCTATGTGACGGTGGGGGTGGATCCCGCCATCATGGGCATCGGCCCCGTCCCCGCCGTGCAGAAGCTCTTTCAAAAAACGGGCAAGTCCGTGAAAGACATCGACCTTTTCGAGGTCAACGAGGCGTTCGCCAGCCAATCCGTGTATGTGCAGCGCACGCTCGGCATCCCCGACGAGAAGCTCAATGTGAATGGCGGCGCCATCGCGCTCGGGCACCCGCTCGGCTGCACCGGCGCCAAGCTGACCGCCTCCGCGCTGTACGAATTGAAGCGCCGCGGTGGAAAATACGCGGTCGTCACCATGTGCATCGGCGGTGGCATGGGCGCCGCCGCGTTGCTCGAGGCGGCCGGCTAA
- a CDS encoding 3-hydroxyacyl-CoA dehydrogenase/enoyl-CoA hydratase family protein, giving the protein MSKAIRRTAVIGAGVMGSGIAAHFANAGLEVLLLDIVPPNLTDAEKKDKRARNRFAAGGLEKAIKSRPAAFFHKSNARLVSVGNTEDDLEKLKDYDLVVEAVIERLDIKQALFAKLEKILPAHAVVASNTSGLRIHDMMEGRSEGFKKNFLVMHFFNPVRYMKLLELVAGPDTDPKTVERIRRFGEDALGKGIVFGKDTPNFVGNRIGVHAMMSVIHQMLQDGLSPEDVDAITGAPLAHPKSASFRTADLVGLDTFVHVAQNCYDSLTGDEDRAVFEVPSFIRGMVEKKYLGDKSKGGFYRKNAAKEVETLDPSTLEYRAKGGDAGIKGVTKTVSKIEDPKERVRAIVKDPGKAGAFAWKVLSRSLAYSARRIGEIADSVVAVDDAMRWGYNWELGPFETWDALGFAETTDRMEKEGVALPESIKKMRASGATGFYKDDGSVYDLIKGAYVKREVDPRNATLTILRRGEAPVLKNDGCEAWDLGDGVLGLTFKTKANSIDPDVIGMLSQAAEKAESDFRAMVIANQGEFFCVGANLLLVVMAASQKEWGQIGTLVRGYQAATQRLKYAHVPVVVAPYGMTLGGGLELCFGSDAVQAAAETYSGLVEVGVGLIPGGAGTMNMLWRALESVPEGTTVVTQEFVTQTFKNIALAKVATSADEGKAFGYFRRTDGVSFDRARQLTEAKARAIGMAQAGYHPPVPRAYTLPGESGIATLNMMIDTLVAGGYASEHDAKIARKLAVVLCGGAGGASREVTEAEMLELEAEAFLSLCGEPKSQERMQYMLMNNKPLRN; this is encoded by the coding sequence ATGAGCAAGGCGATCCGACGTACAGCCGTCATCGGCGCAGGTGTGATGGGGAGCGGCATTGCCGCGCACTTCGCCAACGCGGGACTCGAAGTACTCCTTTTGGATATCGTCCCGCCCAACCTCACGGACGCGGAGAAAAAGGACAAGCGGGCACGCAACCGCTTCGCGGCCGGTGGGCTGGAGAAGGCCATCAAGTCGCGCCCCGCCGCGTTCTTCCATAAGTCCAACGCGCGGCTGGTCTCCGTCGGGAACACCGAGGACGATCTCGAGAAGCTGAAAGACTACGACCTGGTGGTCGAAGCGGTCATCGAGCGGCTCGACATCAAGCAGGCGCTGTTCGCCAAGCTCGAGAAAATTCTGCCCGCCCACGCGGTGGTGGCGTCGAACACCTCGGGCCTTCGGATCCACGACATGATGGAAGGGCGCTCCGAGGGGTTCAAGAAGAATTTTCTCGTGATGCACTTCTTCAACCCGGTTCGCTACATGAAGCTCCTCGAGCTGGTGGCCGGGCCCGACACCGATCCGAAGACCGTGGAGCGCATTCGCCGGTTCGGGGAGGACGCGCTGGGCAAGGGCATCGTCTTCGGCAAGGACACGCCGAACTTCGTCGGCAACCGCATCGGCGTGCACGCCATGATGTCGGTCATCCACCAGATGCTCCAAGACGGACTCTCGCCCGAGGACGTCGACGCCATCACCGGCGCCCCGCTGGCGCACCCCAAGAGCGCGAGCTTCCGAACGGCGGACTTGGTCGGCCTCGATACGTTCGTGCACGTGGCGCAAAACTGTTACGACTCGCTCACCGGCGACGAGGATCGCGCGGTCTTCGAGGTCCCCTCGTTCATCCGCGGCATGGTCGAGAAGAAGTACCTCGGCGACAAGTCCAAGGGCGGGTTCTACCGAAAGAACGCGGCCAAAGAGGTGGAGACCCTCGACCCGAGCACCCTCGAGTACCGCGCCAAGGGCGGCGACGCCGGCATCAAGGGCGTGACCAAGACCGTGTCGAAGATCGAGGATCCGAAGGAGCGCGTGCGCGCCATCGTAAAGGATCCGGGCAAGGCCGGCGCGTTCGCGTGGAAGGTGCTTTCGCGCTCGCTCGCCTACTCGGCGCGGCGCATCGGCGAGATCGCCGACAGCGTGGTCGCCGTCGATGATGCGATGCGCTGGGGCTACAACTGGGAGCTCGGGCCCTTCGAGACGTGGGACGCGCTCGGCTTCGCGGAGACCACCGATCGCATGGAGAAGGAGGGCGTGGCGCTCCCCGAGTCCATCAAGAAGATGCGCGCGAGCGGGGCGACCGGCTTCTACAAGGACGATGGCTCCGTCTACGATCTGATCAAGGGCGCCTACGTGAAGCGCGAGGTCGATCCGCGCAACGCCACCTTGACCATCCTGCGCCGCGGTGAGGCGCCGGTGCTCAAGAACGACGGCTGCGAGGCTTGGGATCTCGGCGACGGGGTGCTCGGGCTCACGTTCAAGACGAAGGCCAACAGCATCGATCCCGACGTCATCGGCATGCTGTCGCAGGCGGCGGAGAAGGCCGAGAGCGATTTCCGCGCGATGGTCATCGCCAACCAGGGCGAGTTCTTCTGCGTGGGCGCGAACCTGCTCTTGGTGGTGATGGCGGCGAGCCAGAAGGAGTGGGGCCAGATCGGCACCTTGGTGCGGGGCTACCAGGCGGCCACGCAAAGGCTGAAGTACGCGCACGTGCCGGTGGTCGTTGCGCCGTACGGCATGACCTTGGGCGGCGGTCTGGAGCTTTGCTTCGGGAGCGACGCCGTGCAAGCGGCCGCCGAGACGTACTCGGGGCTGGTCGAGGTGGGGGTCGGGCTCATCCCGGGCGGCGCCGGGACGATGAACATGCTCTGGCGCGCGCTCGAGTCGGTCCCCGAGGGAACCACCGTGGTGACCCAGGAGTTCGTGACCCAGACCTTCAAGAACATCGCGCTCGCCAAGGTCGCCACCAGCGCCGACGAGGGCAAGGCGTTCGGCTACTTCCGCCGGACGGACGGCGTCTCGTTCGATCGGGCGCGGCAGCTCACGGAGGCCAAGGCCCGCGCCATCGGCATGGCCCAGGCCGGGTACCATCCGCCGGTGCCGCGTGCGTACACGTTGCCGGGCGAGAGCGGCATCGCCACCTTGAACATGATGATCGACACCTTGGTGGCCGGCGGCTACGCCAGCGAGCACGACGCGAAGATCGCGCGCAAGCTCGCCGTGGTTCTCTGCGGAGGTGCGGGCGGCGCGTCGCGCGAGGTGACGGAGGCCGAGATGCTCGAGCTCGAGGCGGAGGCGTTCTTGAGCCTCTGCGGCGAGCCCAAGAGCCAAGAGCGCATGCAGTACATGCTCATGAACAACAAGCCGCTGCGCAACTAA